In Rhodamnia argentea isolate NSW1041297 chromosome 11, ASM2092103v1, whole genome shotgun sequence, one genomic interval encodes:
- the LOC115753401 gene encoding ethylene-responsive transcription factor ERN2-like yields MARKRKCVEAMPEMNPSEETVTWDQMVKEAAAAAALGGARRARKRFIGVRQRPSGRWVAEIKDTIQKIRVWLGTFDTAEEAARAYDEAACLLRGANTRTNFWPCSPSASSSPALPSKITNLLLQRLKARKTSLALNSDALICQEQKQPREEFTPEVEDFSEIQFSDYLNDPEDYTAEHNIINDAITSHYATNSESSLNFKEDSGRREEKEEHFDYIMSDVTQSNSDDGNCDRDGEEDADEEDADLRVLDLQFLDDFRSSCYYSPFEIAEEIAEPMEPENDGEEPSILTAAMKRMKYERKYSASLYAFNGITECLKLKLGARTVMARANSNELAKLQNACDKKKEEEKPVGDGFLKLTAEAGNPETTTDTFALSSSSSSSSSSNEGESSLWSSLDLPTICQLNSSSSLSMSN; encoded by the coding sequence AtggcaaggaaaagaaagtgtgTTGAAGCCATGCCAGAGATGAACCCCAGTGAAGAAACCGTGACTTGGGACCAGATGGTGAAGGAGGCTGCTGCAGCCGCCGCATTGGGTGGCGCCCGGAGGGCCCGGAAGCGGTTCATTGGGGTCCGCCAAAGGCCATCGGGCCGCTGGGTAGCTGAGATCAAGGACACCATACAGAAGATAAGGGTGTGGCTTGGCACGTTTGATACGGCGGAGGAGGCAGCGCGAGCCTATGATGAGGCGGCTTGCCTACTCCGCGGGGCCAATACCCGGACAAACTTCTGGCCTTGCTCTCCGTCGGCATCTTCGTCTCCAGCTCTTCCGTCAAAGATCACGAACCTTCTCCTCCAAAGGCTCAAAGCCAGGAAAACCTCTCTGGCTTTGAACTCGGATGCACTAATCTGCCAAGAGCAGAAGCAGCCGAGGGAAGAGTTCACACCAGAAGTGGAGGATTTTTCCGAGATACAGTTCTCTGATTATCTTAATGATCCCGAGGACTACACAGCGGAACACAACATCATCAATGATGCCATTACAAGTCATTACGCAACCAATTCCGAGTCCTCTTTGAATTTCAAAGAAGACTCAGGGcggagagaagagaaagaagagcatTTCGACTACATCATGAGTGATGTAACGCAATCAAACAGTGATGATGGCAATTGTGATAGAGACGGAGAAGAAGatgctgatgaagaagatgccgaTCTCAGGGTATTGGATCTTCAGTTTCTAGATGACTTCAGATCGTCCTGCTATTACTCTCCTTTCGAGATTGCTGAAGAAATCGCCGAGCCAATGGAACCAGAAAATGATGGAGAAGAGCCTTCGATTCTCACAGCTGCCATGAAAAGAATGAAGTACGAGAGAAAGTATTCGGCTTCTCTCTATGCCTTCAATGGGATAACTGAGTGCTTGAAACTGAAACTAGGAGCCAGAACTGTTATGGCGAGGGCAAATTCCAATGAACTGGCAAAACTCCAGAATGCATGTgacaagaagaaagaggaagagaagccAGTGGGAGATGGCTTCTTGAAACTGACGGCAGAAGCAGGGAACCCGGAAACTACAACCGATACATTCGctttatcatcttcttcttcctcctcatcttcaAGCAACGAAGGCGAATCATCGCTTTGGAGCTCCCTTGACCTCCCAACCATTTGTCAACTGAATAGTTCAAGCTCTCTCTCCATGTCAAACTGA
- the LOC115753446 gene encoding transmembrane protein 230: MASRRNVGYSRLPADEDEDYDERMGRKYDPRFDYTPRNFDKVPWKSIALALFLLLLGSLLLFLSIFILTGHMGGEKSQGYGLLVLGILTFLPGFYETRIAYYSWRGAEGYRFASIPDY, translated from the exons ATGGCGTCTAGGCGCAATGTTGGATACAGTCGTCTTCCTgctgatgaagatgaggattacGACGAGAGAATGGGAAGAAAATATGATCCTCGGTTTGACTATACTCCAAGAAACTTCGATAAAGTGCCTTGGAAATCCATCGCCCTTGCACTTTTCTTGCTCCTTCTAGGGTcattgcttctctttctttccatcttcatcttaaCAGGTCACATGGGTGGTGAAAAGTCCCAGGGATATGGCCTCTTAGTCCTTGGAATTCTCACTTTTCTTCCAG GTTTTTATGAGACTCGGATTGCGTATTATTCATGGAGGGGTGCTGAAGGTTATCGCTTTGCTTCCATTCCTGATTACTGA
- the LOC125312848 gene encoding uncharacterized protein LOC125312848 encodes MERAVRIIRRSIHCFLKNIDSFNTPILILLPYSASLLLSRSLFPATKTTSLSLPQSLFRAISSFALALTFLAMAKSLVIQALTDRRDPSFPSSLSLYKRLVKLQFLHTSLALAADAIASVPHGFFSRSQGTLLALTSRTVSCAIAANLSAVCHVALAIAGIENCSAPEAIRRACSQRCREPAALLIALPHYLCFAAVEALCRFRYQSVMEDRSAKRPYLAMASEGVVIAWMYSAVVVLDTIACGLYVKSCESNSRTDEGANRGHSIPNVNDDDRCRHAKTADMA; translated from the coding sequence ATGGAGAGGGCAGTGAGAATCATCAGGCGATCAATCCACTGTTTCCTCAAGAACATCGACTCCTTCAACACCCCGATTCTGATTCTCCTCCCTTACTCTGCTTCGCTGCTTCTCTCTCGCTCCCTCTTCCCAGCGACCAAGACCACTTCGCTTTCCCTTCCGCAATCCCTCTTTCGCGCCATCTCTAGCTTCGCCCTCGCTCTCACCTTCCTCGCCATGGCCAAATCCCTCGTCATACAGGCCCTGACGGATCGCCGCGACCCGTCCTTCCCGTCTTCCTTGTCTCTCTACAAACGCCTTGTGAAGCTCCAGTTCCTGCACACGTCGCTGGCGCTGGCGGCCGACGCGATCGCTTCTGTTCCGCACGGGTTCTTCTCGCGCAGCCAGGGGACCCTCCTCGCGTTAACGTCCAGGACCGTGTCTTGCGCGATCGCCGCCAATCTGTCCGCTGTCTGCCACGTCGCTCTCGCTATCGCAGGCATCGAGAATTGCTCCGCTCCCGAGGCGATCCGAAGGGCTTGCTCGCAGAGGTGCAGGGAACCGGCGGCTCTGTTGATCGCTCTGCCTCACTATCTCTGCTTCGCTGCCGTCGAAGCCCTGTGTCGGTTCCGATACCAATCGGTGATGGAGGATCGCAGCGCCAAGAGGCCTTACCTGGCCATGGCTTCGGAAGGGGTGGTGATCGCTTGGATGTACTCGGCCGTCGTAGTCTTGGACACGATCGCTTGTGGTTTGTACGTGAAGAGCTGCGAGTCGAATTCACGCACAGACGAAGGAGCTAATCGCGGTCACAGCATTCCGAACGTGAACGACGATGATCGGTGCAGGCACGCGAAGACAGCGGACATGGCGTAA